One window of Campylobacter avium LMG 24591 genomic DNA carries:
- the dnaN gene encoding DNA polymerase III subunit beta, with the protein MKLSINKNNLESALTLCNAYVEKKDISAINSHFLLEASDDKLTIKATDYEIGLTYKIKKLNIERQGFATVNAKNIMDMIKNLSNEDLVLETIDNSLFIRQKNTKYKLSMFNYEDFPRFPSIENKNKLDLDSSDLSRGLKKIFPAIDTQNAKYSLNGALIDIKQDRINFVGSDTKRLAVFTLNKQNDKELELSIPKKAIAEMQKLFYEKIELFYDENILIAKNENFEFYTKLINDKFPDYEKVIPKTININLTLNVEDFLSRLKVIKVVSNKIRVSFAKNKIVFEGSGDNNEAKTELDTELNINENFSLIIQVDQFMDFLNSIETEEFELKINEPNLSFIISSQELQTIIIPTIL; encoded by the coding sequence GCACTCACGCTTTGTAACGCATATGTTGAAAAAAAAGACATATCAGCTATAAATTCTCACTTTTTGCTAGAAGCAAGTGATGATAAATTAACCATAAAAGCAACTGATTATGAAATAGGATTAACTTATAAGATAAAAAAATTAAACATTGAAAGACAAGGTTTTGCAACTGTTAATGCAAAAAACATCATGGATATGATAAAGAATTTAAGTAATGAAGATTTGGTTTTAGAAACTATAGATAATTCTTTATTTATCAGACAAAAAAATACAAAATACAAGCTTTCGATGTTTAATTACGAGGATTTTCCTAGATTTCCTAGCATAGAAAATAAAAACAAACTTGATTTAGACTCAAGCGACTTAAGCAGAGGTCTTAAAAAAATCTTTCCAGCAATAGACACTCAAAATGCGAAATATTCTTTAAATGGTGCCTTAATAGACATAAAACAAGACAGGATAAATTTCGTAGGCTCTGATACAAAAAGACTTGCTGTATTTACGCTGAACAAACAAAATGATAAAGAGCTAGAACTAAGCATTCCAAAAAAAGCTATAGCTGAAATGCAAAAATTATTTTACGAAAAGATAGAACTATTTTATGATGAAAACATACTCATAGCAAAAAATGAAAATTTCGAGTTTTACACAAAACTTATAAACGATAAATTCCCAGACTATGAAAAGGTTATACCAAAAACTATAAATATAAATTTAACTTTAAACGTGGAGGATTTTTTAAGCAGGCTTAAGGTAATTAAGGTTGTTTCTAACAAAATAAGGGTGAGTTTTGCTAAAAATAAAATAGTTTTTGAAGGAAGCGGGGATAATAACGAAGCTAAAACCGAGCTTGACACGGAGCTTAATATAAATGAAAACTTTTCTTTGATAATTCAAGTAGACCAATTTATGGATTTCTTAAATTCCATAGAAACAGAGGAATTTGAACTTAAGATAAATGAACCAAATTTATCTTTCATAATTTCATCACAAGAATTACAAACTATAATAATACCTACGATTTTATAA
- the def gene encoding peptide deformylase, translated as MSLDIITYPNKHLFLPSKEVENFDSSLHTLLDNMYETMIQGQGVGLAAIQVDVPLRIFLANPPNEQDEQTKETLLEIINPELEFINDEKILFTEGCLSIPGFYEEVQRNKNVYVKYQDRHGKYKELEASDFLAVILQHEFDHLNGKLFIERLSYLKRQKFDKEFRKTQKNSKKAK; from the coding sequence TTGAGCTTAGATATAATCACTTATCCAAACAAACATTTGTTTTTGCCTTCAAAAGAGGTTGAGAATTTCGACAGCAGCTTGCATACCTTGCTTGATAATATGTATGAAACTATGATACAAGGGCAAGGCGTTGGACTAGCTGCGATTCAAGTGGATGTGCCACTAAGAATTTTTTTAGCAAATCCGCCCAATGAACAAGATGAGCAAACAAAAGAAACCTTGCTAGAAATCATCAACCCCGAGCTAGAATTCATAAACGATGAAAAGATACTTTTTACCGAAGGCTGTCTTAGCATACCGGGCTTTTACGAGGAAGTGCAAAGAAACAAAAATGTATATGTAAAATACCAAGATAGACACGGCAAATACAAAGAGCTTGAGGCAAGCGACTTTTTAGCAGTTATTTTGCAGCATGAATTTGACCATTTGAATGGCAAATTATTCATAGAAAGACTTTCTTACTTAAAAAGACAAAAATTTGACAAGGAATTTAGAAAAACACAAAAAAATAGCAAGAAAGCAAAATGA
- a CDS encoding TerC family protein, with protein MFEWLFSIDAWLTLLTLSALEIVLGIDNIILLAILVNKLEPKYRDRARYLGLFLAMFARIALLFSLFLIMKLTAPLFNIYVPGIVENGSKALALLPMEISGRDLVLFFGGLFLIIKPIMEIVEQLKQAHGEEHHSSGSSKFWVIIAQIILLDIVFSLDSVITAVGIAQNLEIMVLAVIIAVCVMLFASKPIADFVETYPSIKILALSFLIMVGVVLVCESLDIHISKAYIYTAMVFSLAVEILNILANKKQAD; from the coding sequence ATGTTTGAATGGTTATTTAGTATAGATGCTTGGCTTACTTTACTTACTCTTAGCGCGCTTGAAATAGTGCTTGGTATAGATAATATCATCTTGCTTGCTATATTAGTAAATAAACTTGAGCCTAAATACCGAGACAGAGCTAGATATTTAGGTCTTTTCTTGGCGATGTTTGCGAGGATTGCACTGCTCTTTTCTTTATTTTTGATAATGAAACTCACGGCCCCGCTTTTTAACATATATGTTCCGGGCATAGTCGAAAACGGCTCTAAGGCTTTAGCACTCTTGCCTATGGAAATTTCTGGCAGGGATTTGGTGTTATTTTTTGGAGGTTTATTTCTCATTATAAAGCCTATTATGGAGATAGTAGAGCAGTTAAAACAAGCTCACGGAGAGGAACACCACAGCTCTGGCTCAAGCAAATTTTGGGTAATAATCGCGCAAATAATCCTACTAGACATAGTTTTTTCATTAGATAGCGTTATAACAGCCGTTGGGATTGCACAGAATTTAGAAATCATGGTCTTAGCCGTGATAATAGCAGTTTGTGTTATGCTCTTTGCTTCCAAACCGATAGCAGACTTTGTAGAAACATATCCTAGTATCAAAATTCTAGCGCTGTCCTTTTTGATAATGGTTGGTGTTGTTTTAGTTTGTGAAAGCCTTGATATACACATCAGCAAGGCCTATATCTACACTGCTATGGTATTTTCTTTAGCTGTTGAAATTCTAAATATCTTAGCAAATAAAAAACAGGCTGATTAA
- a CDS encoding NAD(P)H-hydrate dehydratase, with product MKALCKNSKELDLKAIQKGLDELMLMENAGASLARLVKKEAKKLGQKNGKRAKILFLLGGGNNAADGLVALRQLKNSYGFKLAFKENENFKKQEQILKNYGFKFLEKEPNFNDFHIIIDCIFGTGLNRKVDEKTAEILKKVNKSKALKIACDMPTNLGFKPCFRADITLCMGSLKESLLEDFAKEKVGRLKVAKLGLRTRYFNEKASSFLLEKKDLRLIKRKKVSNKGDYGHIFVLGSKSAGSLAAMAALNFGAGLVSLLGKESFSPLIMCKEVLDERASVLCAGMGLKDLSFLKDELAFKKPLVLDAECFLSKDILPHLNRSDVVITPHPKEFTRLYKLCFDEDLSLDELFKKRFFYARNFAKHYECVLVLKGANSIITQKDKLFVINLGNEALAKGGSGDVLAGMIAALMFKFKPLKAAKNAVLAHALVARKYKFNKNSFDALKLIKGLKCL from the coding sequence ATGAAAGCACTTTGTAAAAACTCAAAAGAACTTGATTTAAAAGCCATTCAAAAGGGGCTTGATGAGCTAATGCTTATGGAAAATGCCGGTGCAAGCTTAGCAAGACTAGTAAAAAAAGAGGCAAAAAAACTAGGGCAAAAAAATGGCAAAAGAGCTAAAATTTTATTCTTACTTGGTGGGGGAAATAACGCAGCTGATGGGCTTGTAGCACTTAGACAGCTAAAAAATAGCTACGGCTTTAAACTAGCTTTTAAAGAAAATGAGAATTTTAAAAAACAAGAGCAAATTTTAAAAAACTATGGTTTTAAGTTTTTAGAAAAAGAACCAAATTTTAATGATTTTCACATCATAATAGACTGCATTTTTGGCACAGGCTTAAATAGAAAAGTGGATGAAAAAACGGCTGAAATTCTAAAAAAAGTAAATAAAAGCAAGGCTTTAAAAATAGCCTGTGATATGCCTACAAATTTAGGCTTTAAGCCTTGTTTTAGGGCTGATATAACGCTTTGTATGGGAAGTTTAAAAGAAAGCTTACTTGAAGACTTTGCAAAAGAAAAGGTAGGAAGGCTAAAAGTAGCAAAACTTGGCTTAAGGACAAGGTATTTTAACGAAAAGGCCTCTAGCTTTTTGCTTGAGAAAAAGGATTTAAGGCTTATAAAAAGAAAAAAAGTATCAAACAAGGGCGATTACGGGCATATCTTTGTCTTGGGTAGTAAAAGTGCTGGCTCGCTAGCTGCAATGGCAGCCTTAAATTTTGGAGCAGGGCTGGTGTCCTTGCTAGGCAAAGAGAGCTTTTCGCCGCTTATAATGTGTAAAGAAGTCCTAGATGAAAGAGCCTCAGTGCTTTGTGCTGGTATGGGGCTTAAAGATCTTAGCTTCTTAAAAGATGAATTAGCCTTTAAAAAGCCCTTGGTGCTTGATGCAGAGTGCTTTTTAAGTAAGGATATACTGCCTCATTTAAACAGAAGTGATGTTGTCATAACACCTCATCCAAAGGAATTTACAAGGCTTTATAAGCTTTGTTTTGATGAGGATTTAAGCCTAGATGAGCTTTTTAAAAAACGTTTCTTTTATGCAAGAAACTTTGCTAAGCATTATGAGTGCGTGCTCGTCTTAAAAGGAGCAAACAGCATAATCACACAAAAAGATAAGCTCTTTGTGATAAATTTAGGAAACGAGGCTCTGGCAAAGGGCGGAAGTGGCGATGTCTTAGCCGGTATGATAGCTGCTTTAATGTTTAAATTTAAGCCCTTAAAAGCTGCGAAAAATGCCGTCCTAGCGCACGCTTTAGTTGCTAGAAAATACAAATTTAACAAAAATAGCTTTGATGCGTTAAAACTCATAAAAGGACTTAAATGCTTGTAA
- the purN gene encoding phosphoribosylglycinamide formyltransferase, with the protein MLVKLAVLFSGNGSNLENILEKLHKKSFGKNSFEVVLCLCNKKEAYGIQRALKFGLQTVLIEHKNYESREDFDRALVKEIQKSGADLAVLAGFMRILSPVFTKNIKAINLHPSLLPLFKGANAIKESFESDMKVAGVSVHLVNEELDGGKIIAQKAFEKDDNMKYEDFEAKIHALEHELLPQSIIKFFDE; encoded by the coding sequence ATGCTTGTAAAACTTGCCGTGCTTTTTAGTGGAAATGGGAGCAATCTAGAAAATATCTTAGAAAAACTTCACAAAAAAAGCTTTGGAAAAAATAGCTTTGAAGTCGTGCTGTGCTTGTGCAATAAAAAAGAAGCTTACGGCATACAAAGAGCTTTGAAATTTGGACTTCAAACTGTGCTTATAGAGCATAAAAACTATGAAAGCAGGGAGGATTTTGATAGGGCTTTAGTAAAGGAAATTCAAAAAAGCGGGGCTGATTTAGCGGTTTTAGCAGGATTTATGCGAATTTTAAGCCCTGTTTTTACCAAAAATATAAAAGCCATAAATTTACACCCCTCACTTTTGCCGCTTTTTAAGGGAGCAAATGCCATAAAAGAAAGCTTTGAAAGCGATATGAAAGTAGCTGGAGTTAGCGTTCATCTAGTAAATGAGGAGCTTGATGGAGGTAAAATCATCGCTCAAAAAGCCTTTGAAAAAGATGATAATATGAAGTACGAGGATTTTGAGGCTAAAATTCACGCCCTTGAACACGAGCTCTTGCCTCAAAGCATAATTAAATTCTTTGATGAGTAA
- the ribD gene encoding bifunctional diaminohydroxyphosphoribosylaminopyrimidine deaminase/5-amino-6-(5-phosphoribosylamino)uracil reductase RibD, with product MNDEFYMNLAIDEAWKYQFLTYPNPAVGCVILDKNKQILSIQAHKKAGLAHAELEAIKEALKKLNPNLDIPDEPNKAHEFILKNHSNLLKDGIAYVSLEPCSHQGKTPPCVELFTGLKFKKVFIAALDNTKAGGGFEILKNKGISKHSTLCEERAKDLLKPFYKWQRGEAFKLFKLALSLNGSALGKDISSKESRIYAHKIRSVIDLLVIGGRTMRMDRPILDARLVDGKAPNLCILSHKSLESFDKNISAFCIKGRNYYDHIPKDTKFMMFEGGENFLKSFKNDMDAFLIFSNSRFTAEKSLSLDLNFKAIYRGELGGDSYGIYELQK from the coding sequence ATGAATGATGAATTTTATATGAATTTAGCCATAGATGAGGCTTGGAAATATCAGTTTTTAACATATCCAAATCCAGCGGTTGGCTGCGTGATTTTAGATAAAAATAAACAAATTTTAAGCATACAAGCACATAAAAAAGCCGGTTTAGCACACGCTGAACTAGAGGCTATAAAAGAGGCTTTAAAAAAGTTAAATCCAAATTTAGATATACCAGATGAGCCAAATAAAGCACATGAGTTTATACTTAAAAATCATTCAAATTTATTAAAAGACGGCATTGCTTATGTGAGCCTTGAGCCTTGTTCTCATCAAGGCAAAACCCCGCCTTGTGTGGAGCTTTTCACAGGTCTTAAATTTAAAAAGGTTTTTATAGCCGCTTTGGATAATACCAAGGCAGGCGGTGGCTTTGAGATACTGAAAAACAAAGGCATAAGCAAACATAGCACTTTGTGCGAGGAAAGGGCAAAGGATTTGCTAAAGCCTTTTTACAAATGGCAAAGAGGAGAGGCTTTTAAGCTTTTTAAATTAGCCCTAAGCTTGAATGGTTCGGCCTTGGGCAAGGATATTTCTAGCAAGGAAAGTAGAATTTATGCGCATAAAATTCGCTCTGTAATTGATCTTTTAGTTATAGGCGGCAGAACCATGAGAATGGATAGACCTATACTTGATGCAAGGCTTGTTGATGGAAAGGCGCCAAATTTGTGTATCCTAAGCCACAAGAGTTTAGAAAGTTTCGATAAAAACATATCTGCTTTTTGCATAAAGGGAAGAAATTATTATGACCACATCCCAAAAGATACCAAATTTATGATGTTTGAGGGCGGGGAGAATTTTTTAAAAAGCTTTAAAAATGATATGGATGCTTTTTTAATCTTTTCAAATTCTAGATTTACAGCAGAAAAGTCCCTTTCTTTAGACTTAAATTTTAAGGCTATTTACAGGGGAGAATTAGGCGGTGATTCTTATGGCATTTATGAACTTCAAAAATAG
- a CDS encoding YifB family Mg chelatase-like AAA ATPase, translating to MKKLKCANLLDEFCVIDVESTFTRGLPGFSIVGLANTAIKESTERIKATLINKNFSFPAQKITINLSPSGIPKQGSHFDLAIALLILLQKIDFDEFFAFGELGLDGSVKDTNELFSLLLFLSHRKKNIKTIIPKALAQKACMIPNIEFFAVDNIDEAYELLSTKNYDKFRVSSTHPLFENPLLINNELFVPNSNFPYDFKDVKGQEKAKQACLIAALGMHNILFEGSAGSGKSMCAKRLVYIMPPQSLDEILSASAYKSLNSKDCEFSSVRAFRNPHHTSTKASIFGGGTKSAKIGEVALANGGVLFFDEFPHFSKTVIESLREPLEDNQILVSRVNSKVLYDTKFIFVAAQNPCPCGNLFSKDLLCRCNELDIKRYKQRISQPILDRIDLYVAMEEISKDDKPSFSSKELSQIVLNAFIFQRKRGQKEFNAKLKDEEIKEFCILSKEAVDTLEQGISRFKLSQRSINKTLKVARSCADIQNSELIEKTHILNALSFRIKA from the coding sequence ATGAAAAAGCTAAAATGTGCTAACCTGCTAGATGAATTTTGCGTTATCGATGTAGAAAGCACTTTTACAAGGGGTTTGCCCGGCTTTAGCATAGTAGGACTTGCAAATACCGCTATCAAAGAAAGCACAGAGAGGATAAAAGCCACTTTAATCAACAAAAATTTCTCCTTTCCAGCACAAAAAATCACCATAAATTTAAGCCCTTCCGGTATCCCAAAACAAGGCTCACATTTTGATTTGGCAATAGCATTATTAATACTGCTTCAAAAAATCGACTTTGATGAATTTTTTGCCTTTGGAGAGCTTGGACTTGATGGAAGCGTAAAAGATACCAACGAGCTTTTTTCTTTGCTTTTGTTTTTATCGCATAGAAAAAAAAATATAAAAACTATCATACCAAAAGCTCTAGCACAAAAGGCTTGCATGATACCAAACATAGAATTTTTCGCGGTTGATAATATAGATGAAGCTTACGAGCTACTTAGCACGAAAAATTACGATAAATTCAGGGTTTCAAGCACTCACCCGCTTTTTGAAAATCCTTTGCTTATCAATAACGAACTTTTTGTGCCAAATTCAAATTTTCCTTATGATTTTAAAGATGTAAAAGGACAAGAAAAAGCAAAACAAGCCTGCTTAATAGCCGCTCTTGGCATGCACAATATCCTTTTTGAAGGGAGTGCTGGAAGTGGCAAAAGCATGTGCGCTAAAAGGCTTGTTTATATAATGCCTCCGCAAAGTTTGGATGAAATTTTAAGCGCGAGTGCTTATAAGTCTTTGAATTCAAAGGACTGCGAGTTTTCTAGCGTGAGAGCCTTTAGAAATCCTCATCACACAAGCACCAAGGCTAGTATCTTTGGTGGTGGCACGAAATCAGCTAAGATAGGCGAGGTAGCTTTGGCAAACGGCGGGGTGCTGTTTTTTGATGAATTCCCACATTTTAGCAAAACCGTTATAGAAAGCTTAAGAGAGCCCTTAGAGGATAATCAAATTCTAGTTTCAAGGGTAAATTCCAAGGTGCTTTATGATACGAAATTCATCTTTGTGGCAGCGCAAAATCCTTGCCCTTGCGGAAATTTATTCTCAAAAGATTTGCTCTGTCGTTGCAACGAACTTGACATAAAACGCTATAAGCAAAGAATTTCCCAACCCATACTTGATAGGATAGATTTATATGTAGCAATGGAGGAGATAAGCAAGGATGATAAGCCTAGTTTTTCATCAAAAGAGCTCTCACAAATTGTTCTAAATGCTTTTATTTTTCAAAGAAAAAGGGGGCAAAAGGAATTTAATGCCAAGCTAAAAGATGAGGAGATAAAAGAATTTTGCATACTAAGCAAAGAAGCCGTAGATACCTTGGAGCAAGGCATAAGTAGGTTTAAGCTGTCGCAACGTTCCATTAATAAAACTTTAAAGGTCGCACGAAGCTGTGCTGACATACAAAATAGCGAACTCATAGAAAAAACACACATACTAAACGCACTTTCTTTTAGGATAAAAGCATGA
- a CDS encoding DNA recombination protein RmuC, giving the protein MNEYIYAAIIVLCFALLNFYFIRARVLKAENLLLKKSLKESQELLLKNKEEFKNEQLALIKALKKEEEELKKEYEQQSSQLLSKNYNLLNEGSKKILNEIFKPINEKIKAYNERLLINENKLENSIKYMFEYSQKIGDEANKLAKILKGDKKIRGNFAELQLKSLLNSSGLKEDEQYKTQVNLKEGGNNYFLDAVVFLDREKNIVIDAKFSLPSDFALDDSNEELCMNLAKNLKDRIDELSKKPYYKYNAYTYDFILLFIPYQNILDLALEAMPNIYQYAYNKKIYLTSPHTLFMALNTINISWKHIQSNENILKAFDELGSFYDKFVSFTDDFKRLKASINAVENNIEKMENKLISGRGNLSLKFEKLKELGAKTNKQIALEYEK; this is encoded by the coding sequence ATGAATGAATACATATACGCCGCCATTATAGTTTTATGTTTTGCTTTGCTAAATTTTTATTTCATAAGGGCTAGGGTTTTAAAGGCTGAAAATTTGCTCCTTAAAAAAAGCCTCAAAGAAAGCCAAGAACTTTTGCTAAAAAATAAAGAAGAATTTAAAAACGAGCAATTAGCCTTGATAAAGGCCTTAAAAAAAGAGGAAGAGGAGCTAAAAAAAGAATACGAACAGCAAAGCTCGCAGCTTTTAAGCAAAAATTATAATCTACTAAATGAGGGCTCAAAAAAGATTTTAAATGAAATTTTTAAGCCCATAAATGAAAAGATAAAAGCTTACAACGAAAGACTGCTAATCAATGAAAACAAGCTAGAAAACAGCATAAAATACATGTTTGAGTATAGTCAAAAAATAGGAGATGAGGCAAATAAATTAGCCAAAATTTTAAAAGGCGATAAAAAAATCAGGGGAAATTTCGCCGAACTTCAGCTAAAATCCTTGCTAAATTCAAGCGGCTTAAAAGAGGATGAGCAGTATAAAACCCAGGTGAATTTAAAAGAAGGTGGGAATAATTACTTCCTTGATGCTGTGGTCTTTTTGGATAGAGAAAAAAATATAGTAATTGACGCTAAATTCTCTCTGCCTAGCGACTTTGCCCTAGATGATAGCAATGAAGAATTGTGCATGAATTTGGCAAAAAACTTAAAAGACAGGATAGATGAGCTTAGTAAAAAGCCGTATTACAAATACAATGCCTACACTTATGATTTTATCTTGCTTTTTATACCTTATCAAAACATACTTGATTTAGCCCTAGAAGCCATGCCAAACATCTATCAGTACGCTTATAATAAAAAAATTTATCTAACAAGCCCGCACACGCTTTTTATGGCGCTAAACACCATAAATATTTCTTGGAAGCACATACAAAGCAACGAAAACATCCTAAAAGCCTTTGATGAGCTTGGTTCCTTTTATGATAAATTTGTGTCTTTTACGGATGATTTTAAGAGGCTAAAAGCTAGCATAAATGCGGTTGAAAATAATATAGAAAAAATGGAAAATAAGCTCATAAGCGGCAGAGGAAATTTAAGCTTGAAATTTGAAAAGCTAAAAGAACTTGGTGCAAAAACAAACAAGCAAATCGCTCTAGAGTATGAAAAATGA
- the gyrB gene encoding DNA topoisomerase (ATP-hydrolyzing) subunit B — MQENNKNYGESNIKVLKGLEAVRKRPGMYIGDTNISGLHHMIYEVVDNSIDESMAGYCDNIEIELTDEGSCIVRDNGRGIPVGIHPTEGIPTLTVVLTVLHAGGKFDKDTYKVSGGLHGVGVSVVNALSTKLIATVKRDGNIYRQEFEKGKAVSELEVIGKTEERGTIIEFWPDDSIFEITKFDYEILAKRFKELAYLNPKISIKFKDNRIAKEELFHFDGGIAQFVEDINKNKQALTKVIYFSKHEDDVEVDIALLYNETYSENLLSFVNNIKTPDGGTHEAGFRMALTRVITNYIDANANSREKDSKIVGDDIREGLIAIVSVKVPEPQFEGQTKGKLGSSYVKPIVSKVSYEYLSKYFEENPNEAKAIMNKALMAARGREAAKRARELTRKKDSLSVGTLPGKLADCQSKNPSESEIYLVEGDSAGGSAKQGRERSFQAILPLRGKILNVEKARLEKILKSEQIQNMITAFGCGISEDFDIEKLRYHKIIIMTDADVDGSHIQTLLLTFFFRFMKELVVNGHIYLAQPPLYRYKKGQKREIYLKDERALNDYLIETGIESSNYEGIGLNDLKDFLKIVSAYRTVLKELENRFNVISVIRYLIENEDLLKLSNEDLFEKIKIFLEKDGHNILNSYINENELRLFIQTNNGLEELLINDDLFSNALFEEGIYIYKKIKERELNFNKDILEILDEVEKNARKGAYIQRYKGLGEMNPEQLWETTMDPSNRRLLKITIEDAIRANDTFNLFMGDEVEPRREYIQAHAKDVKHLDV, encoded by the coding sequence ATGCAAGAGAACAACAAAAACTACGGCGAAAGTAATATAAAAGTTCTAAAAGGCCTAGAAGCAGTTAGAAAAAGACCGGGGATGTATATTGGTGATACTAATATAAGCGGTCTTCATCATATGATTTACGAAGTAGTTGATAACTCCATAGATGAGTCGATGGCAGGATACTGCGATAACATAGAAATAGAACTCACAGATGAGGGAAGCTGTATAGTAAGGGATAACGGTAGAGGAATTCCTGTTGGAATTCACCCAACTGAGGGCATACCTACCTTAACTGTTGTTTTAACCGTACTTCACGCCGGAGGAAAATTTGACAAAGATACTTACAAGGTTTCTGGAGGGCTTCACGGTGTGGGTGTTTCTGTTGTAAATGCACTTTCAACCAAATTAATAGCAACTGTTAAAAGAGACGGAAACATTTATAGACAAGAATTTGAAAAAGGCAAGGCTGTAAGTGAGCTTGAAGTAATAGGAAAAACCGAGGAAAGAGGCACTATAATAGAATTTTGGCCTGATGATAGTATTTTTGAAATAACTAAATTTGATTATGAAATTTTGGCTAAAAGATTTAAAGAACTAGCGTATCTAAACCCAAAAATAAGCATAAAATTCAAAGATAACAGGATAGCTAAAGAGGAGCTTTTCCATTTTGACGGCGGAATAGCGCAGTTTGTGGAGGACATAAACAAAAACAAACAAGCTCTTACAAAGGTGATTTATTTTTCCAAGCATGAAGATGATGTAGAAGTTGATATAGCCTTGCTTTACAACGAAACTTATAGCGAAAATTTGCTTTCTTTTGTTAATAATATCAAAACCCCGGATGGAGGAACTCATGAGGCTGGTTTTAGAATGGCCTTAACGAGGGTTATAACAAACTACATAGATGCAAATGCAAATTCAAGGGAAAAAGATAGCAAGATAGTTGGCGATGATATAAGAGAGGGGCTCATCGCAATAGTAAGCGTGAAGGTTCCTGAGCCGCAGTTTGAGGGACAAACTAAGGGAAAACTTGGCTCATCTTATGTAAAACCGATAGTTTCAAAAGTAAGTTATGAATATTTAAGTAAATACTTTGAAGAAAATCCAAACGAAGCCAAGGCCATAATGAATAAGGCCTTAATGGCAGCAAGAGGTAGAGAAGCTGCAAAAAGGGCAAGAGAGCTTACTAGGAAAAAAGATAGCTTAAGCGTTGGAACCTTGCCTGGAAAGTTAGCGGACTGTCAAAGTAAAAATCCAAGTGAAAGCGAAATTTATCTAGTTGAAGGTGACTCAGCAGGTGGTTCTGCGAAGCAAGGCAGGGAAAGGAGCTTTCAAGCCATCTTGCCACTTAGGGGTAAAATTTTAAATGTTGAAAAGGCAAGATTAGAAAAGATTTTAAAATCAGAGCAAATTCAAAACATGATAACAGCTTTTGGCTGCGGCATAAGCGAGGATTTTGACATAGAAAAATTAAGATACCATAAAATCATCATAATGACGGATGCTGATGTTGACGGCTCTCACATACAGACATTGTTATTAACCTTTTTCTTCCGCTTCATGAAAGAACTTGTTGTAAATGGTCATATCTATCTAGCCCAGCCCCCGCTTTACAGATATAAAAAGGGTCAAAAAAGAGAAATTTACCTAAAAGATGAAAGGGCTTTGAATGATTATTTGATAGAAACCGGCATTGAAAGCTCAAATTACGAGGGCATAGGGCTTAACGACTTAAAAGACTTTTTAAAGATAGTGTCTGCTTACAGGACGGTTTTAAAAGAACTTGAAAATAGGTTTAATGTCATTTCTGTTATTAGATACTTGATAGAAAATGAGGATTTGTTAAAACTTTCTAACGAGGATTTGTTTGAAAAGATAAAGATTTTTCTTGAAAAAGACGGGCATAATATCTTAAATTCATACATAAATGAAAATGAACTTCGCTTGTTTATACAGACAAATAACGGACTTGAGGAGCTCTTGATAAATGATGATTTGTTCTCAAATGCACTTTTTGAGGAAGGAATTTACATATATAAAAAGATTAAAGAAAGAGAGTTAAATTTCAACAAAGACATCTTAGAAATTCTAGATGAGGTTGAAAAAAATGCCAGAAAAGGTGCTTATATACAAAGATACAAGGGGCTTGGTGAGATGAACCCTGAACAACTTTGGGAAACTACAATGGACCCTAGCAATCGTCGCTTGCTTAAAATCACCATAGAAGATGCTATCCGTGCAAATGATACCTTTAATCTTTTCATGGGAGATGAGGTAGAACCAAGACGCGAGTACATACAAGCACACGCAAAAGACGTCAAACACTTAGATGTATAA